A single Argentina anserina chromosome 7, drPotAnse1.1, whole genome shotgun sequence DNA region contains:
- the LOC126803507 gene encoding uncharacterized protein LOC126803507: protein MAWLPRLVVLKSLTKHKFLGLAEDVPNAPVGWMSCNVEHAVSPRAKFEVEIAKTGNGLVHIRCCYNNKFWVTNRTGRDDTVWIVASADKPEEDQSKSSCTLFKLYAAGRTQVRFFHVQIKRVTVLSNRTPAFENAFNLEASGGHVFEFVDWETLVILPQRVAFKSFEDGSYLCSRWIEKHPYQRFESNKDVADPLVAKELFVTADGSLRIKDGHYSKFWRRSPNWIWADAEDEDKSDDTLFWPIRIQDNVIALRNLGNNNFCGGLTTEYKTNCLNAAYPNISKQSKLVVEELVLSRNIYNINYRLSDSRIYHENLIEMDTALAANDSPNRDSTISLRFAVNDSRTRSWNNSVSLTLGVKTSLEVSTVPLILDGKITLSAETSTTTTSQWGQSTTVEHNREANYAVVVPPLSKVKVSLIASRATCDVPFSYTQRDVLTDGRSVTKTMDDGIFTGINAFKFDYQNQASFGGQALPVSSPWRLPRAVYFWQFWVCVVLVLSVLLRLLHFV from the coding sequence ATGGCATGGCTTCCACGACTTGTAGTGCTGAAATCCCTCACGAAACACAAATTCTTGGGCTTAGCGGAAGATGTTCCAAATGCACCAGTAGGGTGGATGAGTTGCAACGTAGAACACGCTGTGAGTCCACGGGCAAAGTTTGAAGTGGAGATAGCAAAGACTGGGAATGGACTGGTACACATAAGATGCTGCTACAACAATAAGTTCTGGGTGACAAACCGGACTGGCAGGGATGATACAGTTTGGATTGTTGCGTCCGCAGACAAACCAGAGGAAGACCAGTCGAAAAGCTCATGTACCTTGTTTAAGTTGTATGCAGCAGGCCGAACACAGGTCCGATTTTTCCACGTCCAAATCAAGAGAGTTACAGTTCTGTCGAATCGTACTCCCGCATTCGAGAATGCTTTTAATCTAGAAGCATCAGGCGGCCATGTTTTCGAATTCGTGGACTGGGAAACACTGGTGATACTTCCCCAAAGGGTGGCCTTCAAATCCTTTGAAGATGGCAGTTATCTTTGTTCCCGTTGGATCGAAAAACACCCATATCAGAGGTTTGAGTCCAACAAGGATGTTGCAGATCCACTGGTGGCTAAGGAGTTGTTTGTCACTGCTGATGGAAGCCTTCGTATAAAGGACGGACACTATTCCAAATTCTGGAGACGTAGCCCTAATTGGATATGGGCTGACGCTGAAGATGAAGACAAGTCCGACGACACTTTGTTTTGGCCTATCAGAATTCAAGACAATGTCATCGCTCTTCGTAACTTGGGTAACAACAATTTCTGCGGTGGACTCACCACCGAGTACAAAACCAACTGTCTCAACGCCGCCTACCCCAACATCTCTAAACAGTCGAAGCTGGTGGTGGAAGAGCTTGTTCTCTCAAGGAACATCTACAATATCAATTATCGACTCTCCGACTCCAGGATCTACCACGAGAACCTCATAGAAATGGACACAGCTCTCGCAGCTAACGACAGTCCAAACAGAGACAGCACTATCAGCCTCAGATTTGCGGTAAACGACTCCAGGACCCGTAGTTGGAATAACAGCGTTTCTTTAACTTTGGGTGTTAAAACAAGTCTGGAAGTCAGCACTGTTCCACTAATTCTAGACGGAAAAATCACACTCTCGGCTGAGACGTCGACTACCACAACTAGCCAGTGGGGACAAAGTACCACAGTTGAACATAACAGGGAGGCCAATTATGCTGTTGTTGTGCCCCCTTTATCTAAGGTGAAGGTGAGTCTCATAGCTTCAAGGGCTACCTGCGATGTGCCTTTCTCCTACACTCAGCGTGACGTTCTCACTGACGGCCGATCCGTTACCAAAACCATGGATGATGGTATTTTCACTGGGATTAATGCCTTCAAATTTGATTACCAAAACCAGGCATCCTTTGGTGGCCAGGCTCTCCCTGTATCTAGTCCATGGAGGCTCCCGCGTGCAGTGTACTTCTGGCAGTTTTGGGTGTGTGTGGTTCTGGTGTTAAGTGTGTTATTGCGTTTACTGCACTTCGTGTAA